Proteins from a single region of Acidimicrobiales bacterium:
- a CDS encoding DUF1707 domain-containing protein, whose amino-acid sequence MVGVTEADRQRIVEELQRRAAQGHLTVPELEDRIHRVRTVITLAGLEGILLDLPGEPAPSSQRPWALPDDGPEPEPAAWPAGGSPGGDVPAAAGAGSQPQRPRPRSRMAVGVAVTVTALVVLGAVAGQLGRGSPESSADGATTVPSTPSTAPTASSGPETTAAPTTAAPSAPPTTGRSGDPLVLEVGRQIQPGIYTTGPAGTTCRWRRFQAAEAGGPDLVVAEDVSARPIIEVLPTDSRVRLQGCAPLAPYAPPATPATTVGDGDWLVGRDVAPGHFRVTAPDPDSTPMCTWTRARGLGYGAADVIDYRDHYGTDLRTEVDLAAGERFSTSGCGTWTLQ is encoded by the coding sequence GTGGTGGGCGTGACCGAGGCCGATCGTCAGCGGATCGTCGAGGAGCTGCAGCGCCGGGCGGCGCAGGGGCACCTCACGGTGCCGGAGCTGGAGGACCGCATCCATCGGGTCCGCACGGTGATCACGCTGGCCGGGCTGGAGGGGATCCTCCTCGACCTGCCCGGTGAGCCGGCGCCCTCGTCGCAGCGTCCGTGGGCGCTGCCGGACGACGGCCCCGAGCCGGAGCCTGCGGCGTGGCCGGCAGGCGGGTCACCCGGCGGCGACGTCCCGGCGGCAGCCGGCGCGGGGTCCCAGCCCCAGCGGCCGCGGCCCCGATCGCGGATGGCAGTGGGTGTGGCGGTCACGGTCACCGCGCTGGTTGTGCTGGGCGCTGTGGCTGGGCAGCTGGGCCGCGGATCGCCCGAGTCGTCGGCCGACGGGGCCACGACGGTGCCCTCGACCCCATCCACCGCCCCCACCGCGAGTTCCGGGCCCGAGACCACCGCAGCGCCGACGACCGCCGCACCCTCGGCGCCGCCCACGACCGGGCGCTCCGGGGACCCGCTCGTGCTCGAGGTGGGCCGCCAGATCCAGCCGGGCATCTACACGACGGGGCCAGCGGGCACCACCTGCCGGTGGCGGCGCTTCCAGGCCGCCGAGGCCGGGGGCCCGGACCTCGTCGTCGCCGAGGACGTGAGCGCGCGGCCGATCATCGAGGTGCTGCCCACCGATTCCCGCGTCCGCCTCCAGGGCTGTGCTCCGCTCGCCCCCTACGCCCCTCCCGCCACCCCGGCGACCACCGTGGGCGACGGCGACTGGCTGGTAGGCCGCGACGTGGCGCCGGGCCACTTCAGGGTGACGGCACCCGACCCCGACTCGACCCCCATGTGCACCTGGACGCGCGCCCGCGGCCTGGGTTACGGCGCAGCTGACGTGATCGACTATCGCGACCACTACGGCACTGACCTCCGCACCGAGGTCGACCTGGCAGCCGGCGAGCGGTTTTCCACCAGCGGCTGCGGAACCTGGACCCTCCAGTGA
- a CDS encoding magnesium transporter CorA family protein has product MADVSEHLKRPDTIVWVDLHTPSREQLDELAGELGLHELAVEDALEPHQRPKLDHYATHAFLSCHAVHVTADGRGLDVTEIDSFVNKRWLITVRDHDSFFDMDAVLARWDQSPDLAAGGVSFLLYGLLDVVVDGYFDAVQAFEDFYDEISEGIFDEHPLDPTQQRGWFEMRRALVRFHRLVVPLREALSALMRREHATVSEDLYPYYQDVYDHILRVGESTESLRDLVSTIVETNLSLRDFHQNEIVKKVSGWAAIIAVPALVTGYYGMNVPYPGSQQTWGTIASAVVLVVTSGGLYLLFRRRGWL; this is encoded by the coding sequence GTGGCGGACGTCTCGGAGCACCTGAAGCGACCCGACACGATCGTGTGGGTCGACCTCCACACCCCCAGCAGGGAGCAGCTCGACGAGCTCGCCGGCGAGCTCGGCCTGCACGAGCTGGCTGTCGAGGATGCCCTCGAGCCCCACCAGCGCCCCAAGCTCGACCACTACGCCACCCACGCGTTCCTGTCCTGTCACGCCGTGCACGTCACCGCCGATGGCCGTGGCCTGGACGTGACCGAGATCGACTCCTTCGTCAACAAGCGGTGGCTCATCACCGTCCGAGACCACGACTCGTTCTTCGACATGGACGCGGTGCTCGCCCGCTGGGACCAGTCCCCCGACCTCGCCGCCGGCGGCGTGAGCTTCCTGCTCTACGGCCTTCTCGACGTCGTGGTCGACGGCTACTTCGACGCCGTGCAGGCATTCGAGGACTTCTACGACGAGATCAGCGAGGGCATCTTCGACGAACACCCTCTCGACCCGACCCAGCAGCGCGGGTGGTTCGAGATGCGGCGCGCCCTGGTCCGCTTCCACCGGCTCGTGGTGCCCCTGCGCGAAGCCCTGAGCGCGCTCATGCGCCGCGAGCACGCCACCGTCTCCGAGGACCTCTACCCCTACTACCAGGACGTCTACGACCACATCCTGCGCGTCGGCGAATCCACCGAGTCGCTGCGCGACCTCGTCTCCACCATCGTCGAGACCAACCTCAGCCTGCGCGACTTCCACCAGAACGAGATCGTGAAGAAGGTCAGCGGCTGGGCCGCGATCATCGCCGTGCCCGCGCTCGTCACCGGCTACTACGGCATGAACGTCCCCTACCCCGGCTCCCAACAGACCTGGGGCACGATCGCGTCGGCCGTCGTGCTCGTCGTCACCTCTGGCGGCCTCTACCTGCTGTTCCGCCGGCGCGGCTGGCTGTAG
- a CDS encoding STAS domain-containing protein: protein MTVLGRRVAQGEMRRTVLGRRTMGGQEILVISSHREATHVVITLVGELDMGGTEPLAAEVQNALSEPTTDALEIDMRGVSFADSAGLQAILAAQDTTQLAGVAFRLVGVSPVVSRVIHLAGVDHLLLPTAEDAGSS from the coding sequence GTGACCGTCCTCGGGCGGCGTGTCGCTCAGGGCGAGATGCGCCGAACTGTGCTAGGCAGACGCACGATGGGCGGCCAAGAGATCCTGGTGATCTCCTCTCACCGGGAAGCGACCCACGTCGTGATCACACTCGTCGGTGAGCTCGACATGGGTGGGACGGAGCCCCTCGCCGCCGAGGTCCAGAACGCCTTGTCCGAGCCGACGACCGACGCGCTCGAGATCGACATGCGCGGGGTCAGCTTCGCCGACTCGGCCGGCCTTCAAGCCATCCTCGCCGCGCAGGACACCACCCAGCTCGCCGGAGTTGCCTTCCGGCTCGTCGGCGTCTCACCCGTCGTGAGTCGGGTCATCCACCTCGCGGGCGTCGACCACCTGCTCCTGCCGACCGCCGAAGACGCCGGCTCCTCCTGA
- a CDS encoding anti-sigma factor RsbA family regulatory protein gives MAVDDGFRHEAFLYASEGDFLAGTAAFIRDAVAAGEPILVAVAAAKITALRAVLDGDAATVQFADVTSLGRNPARTIPAWRTFVDRHRADGQRLRGVSEPNLAGRSPDELVEWRHHEALLNEAFADTAAFWLLCPYDMAAVDASLIDRAHDTHAVIDRAGQSRPSRRFSGADATALFQEPLLEPPAGVAGHEFGADELGSMRRIATRQALAAGMAERATDVALVTGELITNSVRHGGGRGVLRLWRQAATLVCEVCDRGHVVDPLIGRRRPVDGQVGGRGLWVVNQICDLLQVRSSPSGTTVRAHISSDDGTP, from the coding sequence GTGGCAGTCGACGACGGTTTTCGCCACGAGGCGTTCCTCTACGCCAGCGAGGGCGATTTCCTCGCCGGCACGGCCGCATTCATCCGTGATGCTGTGGCGGCGGGCGAGCCGATCCTGGTCGCCGTCGCTGCCGCCAAGATCACCGCGCTGCGCGCCGTCCTCGACGGGGACGCCGCCACGGTGCAGTTCGCCGACGTGACCAGCCTGGGACGCAACCCGGCGCGGACCATCCCGGCATGGCGGACCTTCGTCGACCGGCACCGCGCCGACGGCCAACGCCTGAGAGGCGTGAGCGAGCCGAACCTGGCCGGTCGCAGTCCCGACGAGCTGGTCGAGTGGCGCCATCACGAGGCTCTGCTCAACGAGGCGTTCGCCGACACAGCAGCGTTCTGGCTGCTGTGCCCCTACGACATGGCGGCCGTCGATGCCAGCCTGATCGACCGGGCCCACGACACCCACGCAGTGATCGACCGCGCCGGCCAGAGCCGGCCCAGTCGACGGTTCAGCGGCGCCGATGCCACCGCGCTCTTCCAGGAGCCTCTCCTGGAACCACCTGCGGGTGTCGCCGGCCACGAGTTCGGGGCCGACGAACTGGGCTCCATGCGTCGCATCGCCACGCGACAGGCCCTGGCCGCGGGAATGGCGGAACGTGCCACCGACGTGGCGCTCGTCACCGGCGAGCTGATCACCAACAGCGTGCGCCACGGTGGCGGCCGAGGCGTGCTGCGGCTGTGGCGACAAGCCGCGACGCTGGTGTGCGAGGTGTGCGATCGAGGACACGTGGTCGACCCGCTGATCGGGCGGCGCCGGCCGGTCGACGGCCAGGTCGGCGGGCGCGGTCTGTGGGTCGTCAACCAGATCTGCGATCTGCTCCAGGTGCGGTCCTCGCCGTCCGGCACCACCGTGCGCGCCCACATCTCCTCCGACGACGGCACTCCGTAG
- a CDS encoding SpoIIE family protein phosphatase: protein MNERWGGLGADYGAALERYVDAGEEVDLEAAHAFSREAFGDEMSVLDVVGLHRRVVEQLLVRASSAEVGLVAASFTYLSEALSTFEMTQRGFWEAQHHAEREHAIALALQHDLLPRAVPEVTGLDLSVRYLPGEVGSHAGGDWYDVFELDAKRVGLLVGDVTGHGVAAAAAMGRLRVAVLAHALAGLGPADVIRRVDTLLDQLATGEVATMVYVVADPGKGRLVVANAGHPPPIIIEPSGVARRVDLAHGRLLGLRPPLPRRDQAVTEIRSGGHFLLYTDGLIEPLERAGEDGIAHLCRVVEGFSGTAQELCDHVIGELAPEGTSDDICVVAATLTAQPRQRRLGRRRPRRLQLRAIDPSSLSHPEPK, encoded by the coding sequence GTGAACGAACGGTGGGGTGGTCTTGGGGCGGACTACGGGGCAGCGCTCGAGCGATACGTCGACGCGGGCGAGGAGGTCGACCTCGAGGCCGCGCACGCGTTCAGTCGGGAGGCGTTCGGGGACGAGATGTCGGTCCTCGATGTCGTCGGCCTGCATCGTCGGGTGGTCGAGCAGCTCCTGGTGCGGGCTTCGTCGGCCGAGGTCGGGCTGGTCGCGGCGAGCTTCACGTACCTGTCCGAGGCGCTGTCGACCTTCGAGATGACCCAACGCGGCTTTTGGGAGGCCCAACACCACGCCGAACGGGAGCACGCCATCGCCCTGGCGCTCCAGCACGACCTCCTGCCCCGAGCGGTACCGGAGGTCACGGGCCTCGACCTGTCGGTGCGGTACCTGCCCGGTGAGGTCGGGAGCCACGCCGGAGGCGACTGGTACGACGTCTTCGAGCTCGACGCCAAGCGGGTCGGGCTCTTGGTGGGCGACGTCACCGGTCACGGCGTGGCCGCCGCCGCGGCGATGGGTCGCCTGCGAGTCGCGGTCCTGGCGCACGCCCTCGCCGGTCTCGGCCCGGCCGATGTGATCAGGCGGGTGGACACCCTGCTCGACCAGCTGGCGACCGGCGAGGTCGCCACGATGGTCTACGTCGTGGCCGATCCCGGGAAGGGCCGGCTGGTCGTGGCCAACGCCGGGCACCCGCCACCGATCATCATCGAGCCCAGCGGCGTGGCGCGGCGGGTCGACCTGGCACACGGTCGCCTCCTGGGTCTGCGTCCCCCGCTGCCGCGCCGTGACCAGGCCGTGACGGAGATCCGTTCGGGCGGCCACTTCCTGCTCTACACCGACGGGCTGATCGAACCGCTCGAACGGGCCGGCGAGGACGGCATCGCGCATCTCTGCCGAGTCGTCGAAGGCTTCAGCGGCACCGCGCAGGAGCTCTGCGACCACGTCATCGGTGAGCTCGCACCCGAAGGCACCAGCGACGACATCTGCGTCGTCGCCGCCACCCTGACCGCCCAGCCCCGCCAACGCCGCCTCGGCCGACGACGACCTCGCCGGTTGCAGCTGCGAGCGATCGACCCGAGCTCGTTGAGCCACCCGGAGCCCAAATGA
- a CDS encoding SDR family oxidoreductase, producing the protein MKNHLEDKVVVVTGAGSGFGRLVAEQACGLGAKVVGADVDTEQLATVFEALDGGGHDAAHLATDVTDMAQMQALAAFAVDAFGRIDVMVNNAGVMPLSFYADHEQAWKAWHAAIDVNVKGVLNGIAAVYDQMIAQGRGHVVNISSIYSNFATAGAGVYTATKSAVNALSESLRVESQGKIKVSVVRPTGVPKTGLGASVVNPAAVVGIFGQHASTAMDNMMKYITGELPPELTDADSPRLWSLEPEHIADNIVHVMNQPWGISISDITIRATGEDYVL; encoded by the coding sequence GTGAAGAACCATCTGGAGGACAAGGTCGTCGTCGTGACCGGGGCGGGGAGCGGCTTCGGTCGCCTGGTGGCGGAGCAGGCGTGCGGGCTCGGGGCGAAGGTCGTCGGTGCGGACGTCGACACGGAGCAACTGGCGACCGTGTTCGAGGCCCTGGACGGCGGTGGGCACGACGCCGCGCACCTCGCCACCGACGTCACCGACATGGCGCAGATGCAGGCGCTGGCCGCGTTCGCCGTCGACGCCTTCGGGCGCATCGACGTGATGGTGAACAACGCCGGCGTGATGCCGCTGTCGTTCTACGCCGACCACGAGCAGGCATGGAAGGCCTGGCACGCCGCCATCGACGTCAACGTGAAGGGCGTGCTCAACGGCATCGCCGCCGTCTACGACCAGATGATCGCCCAGGGCCGCGGGCACGTCGTGAACATCTCGTCGATCTACTCGAACTTCGCGACCGCGGGCGCCGGCGTCTACACCGCCACGAAGTCCGCCGTGAACGCGCTGTCGGAGTCGCTGCGCGTGGAGTCACAGGGGAAGATCAAGGTGTCGGTGGTCCGACCGACCGGCGTCCCGAAGACGGGCCTGGGTGCGTCGGTGGTCAACCCGGCGGCTGTCGTCGGGATCTTCGGTCAGCACGCCTCGACGGCCATGGACAACATGATGAAGTACATCACCGGCGAGCTACCGCCCGAGCTCACCGACGCCGACTCGCCGCGGCTCTGGTCCCTCGAACCCGAGCACATCGCCGACAACATCGTCCACGTCATGAACCAACCGTGGGGCATATCGATCAGCGACATCACCATCCGAGCCACCGGCGAGGACTACGTCCTCTAA
- a CDS encoding cytochrome P450, producing MTTTQATDLDDAGMVFIDPTAYADEERFHRACSLLRRADPIHLVEHPDFPPFWALTRHADVYEVELHPKTFHNAPFPVIGPNEVLAQQQAGSAMLRTLIHMDDPDHKAHRALTVDWFKPRSLARLQERLDDMARRSVDRMAELDGSCDFARDIAMQYPLQVILAILGLPESDYPRMLQLTQELFGNQDPELARGSSPEEVLQVMQDFFQYFSALTEDRRANPADDLASTIANGSIDGEPVGLIETISYYVIVATAGHDTTSSAMAGGMQALVENPAELARLKDEPGLIDSAVDEIIRWTTPVKHFMRTATEPYEVSGHEFQPGDMLLLSYPSANRDEDVFDDPFRFDVGRSPNPHLAFGFGAHYCLGAKLARMEIKALLTELVPRLETIELAGSPALAQTTFVGGLKHLPITYSLR from the coding sequence ATGACCACCACCCAGGCAACGGACCTCGACGATGCCGGCATGGTCTTCATCGACCCGACCGCCTACGCCGACGAGGAGCGCTTCCACCGTGCCTGCTCGCTGCTGCGCCGGGCCGATCCGATCCACCTCGTGGAGCACCCGGACTTCCCCCCGTTCTGGGCGCTGACCAGGCACGCCGACGTCTACGAGGTCGAGCTGCACCCCAAGACCTTCCACAACGCGCCCTTCCCGGTGATCGGACCGAACGAGGTGCTGGCCCAGCAGCAGGCCGGCAGCGCGATGCTGCGCACGCTCATCCACATGGACGACCCCGACCACAAGGCACACCGGGCCCTGACCGTCGACTGGTTCAAGCCCCGCAGCCTGGCCCGGCTCCAGGAGCGGCTCGACGACATGGCGCGCCGCTCGGTCGACCGCATGGCGGAGCTGGATGGATCGTGCGACTTCGCCCGCGACATCGCCATGCAGTACCCCCTGCAGGTGATCCTCGCCATCCTCGGGCTGCCCGAGTCGGACTACCCCCGCATGCTGCAGCTCACCCAGGAGCTGTTCGGCAACCAGGACCCCGAGCTGGCCCGCGGGTCGTCCCCGGAAGAGGTCCTGCAGGTCATGCAGGACTTCTTCCAGTACTTCTCGGCCTTGACCGAGGACCGCCGCGCCAACCCCGCCGACGACCTCGCCTCGACCATCGCCAACGGCAGCATCGACGGCGAGCCGGTGGGTCTCATCGAGACGATCTCCTACTACGTCATCGTCGCGACCGCCGGGCACGACACCACCTCGTCGGCGATGGCGGGCGGGATGCAGGCTCTCGTGGAGAACCCGGCGGAGCTGGCCCGGTTGAAGGACGAACCGGGGCTGATCGACTCGGCCGTCGACGAGATCATCCGCTGGACCACGCCGGTGAAGCACTTCATGCGCACCGCCACCGAGCCCTACGAGGTGTCCGGCCACGAGTTCCAGCCGGGCGACATGCTGCTGCTGTCGTACCCGTCGGCCAACCGCGACGAGGACGTCTTCGACGACCCGTTCCGCTTCGACGTCGGCCGCTCCCCCAACCCCCACCTCGCCTTCGGGTTCGGCGCCCACTACTGCCTCGGCGCCAAGCTCGCCAGGATGGAGATCAAGGCGCTCCTCACCGAGCTGGTGCCCCGACTGGAGACGATCGAGCTGGCGGGTTCGCCGGCGCTGGCCCAGACCACCTTCGTCGGCGGCCTCAAGCACCTGCCGATCACCTACTCGCTGCGCTGA
- a CDS encoding MBL fold metallo-hydrolase, with translation MTAQVAQEREPASDVVLEVAPKVLRLQLPITVPGIQHVNCHAFVDARGVTLLDPGLPTDESWDALQARLRSVELSVRDVHTIVLSHGHPDHYGLTPRIVESVERDVAVIAHETFALGPDRRGRATPWGRQWQPPPEMRRVAHVRPTVTRHVRHGDVIRLAGRDLVVVFTPGHTPDHICLHDMDTGALYSGDHVMPTTTSYVMSIGETDTLGTYLDSLDRTAALREITTVVPAHGHPFVDLLSRIGEIRGHHETRLVRLLTLVAEHGPAGVPELAGHLFPGQRLTGPIEAETYAHLERLRALGAATRRGSGSTLVYESTRRDPQDQETLP, from the coding sequence GTGACAGCCCAGGTTGCGCAGGAGCGCGAGCCGGCATCCGACGTGGTGCTGGAGGTGGCGCCGAAGGTCCTTCGGCTGCAGCTGCCGATCACTGTCCCCGGCATCCAGCACGTCAACTGCCATGCCTTCGTCGACGCTCGGGGGGTCACGCTGCTCGACCCCGGGCTCCCGACCGACGAATCGTGGGATGCGCTGCAGGCGCGGCTGCGCAGCGTCGAGCTGTCGGTCCGGGACGTGCACACGATCGTCCTGTCGCACGGCCATCCCGACCACTACGGCCTCACGCCGCGGATCGTCGAGTCCGTCGAGCGCGACGTCGCCGTCATCGCCCACGAGACGTTCGCCCTCGGGCCCGATCGGCGCGGACGCGCGACGCCCTGGGGCCGGCAGTGGCAGCCTCCGCCGGAGATGCGACGTGTCGCCCACGTGCGCCCGACCGTCACCCGCCACGTCCGGCACGGCGACGTCATCCGGCTGGCCGGCCGCGACCTCGTGGTGGTCTTCACGCCCGGGCACACGCCCGACCACATCTGCCTCCACGACATGGACACCGGCGCCCTCTACTCCGGCGACCACGTGATGCCGACCACCACCTCGTACGTGATGAGCATCGGCGAGACCGACACCCTCGGGACCTACCTCGACTCGCTCGACCGCACCGCCGCCCTCCGAGAGATCACCACGGTGGTGCCGGCCCACGGCCACCCGTTCGTCGACCTGCTCAGCCGCATCGGCGAGATACGTGGCCATCACGAGACCCGGCTCGTCCGGCTGCTCACACTGGTCGCCGAGCACGGTCCGGCCGGTGTCCCGGAGCTCGCCGGCCACCTCTTCCCCGGCCAGCGGCTGACCGGCCCGATCGAAGCCGAGACCTACGCCCACCTCGAACGCCTGCGCGCGCTCGGCGCCGCCACCCGGCGAGGCAGCGGCAGCACGTTGGTCTACGAATCCACCCGACGAGACCCCCAGGACCAGGAGACCCTCCCATGA